Below is a genomic region from Choristoneura fumiferana chromosome 30, NRCan_CFum_1, whole genome shotgun sequence.
attatttttttaaacatacattgcatattttgaacatgaaactaccgtgagactcaatcatattaaatgatattgtaacggacaCGTCACGTgggtcgcgcgagcagagcggtggcgcgtagtgtgcgtgttgcggcagccgccgagtcgcgtgctcctgagaagaagggatacgaaatagcccgatacatgtcgagctaaactcggtttaagacgtgagttatccgttacaatatcatttaatatacatTGCATAATCTAGAATGCGACGAACGTAAGTCACAGGCCGTCCACCTGCtgtcatttattataattaggtacctacgtggACGGTGTATACGTGCAGTCAATGCGGACATACGTTCTCAGCTAAGATCTATAGGCTATGTTGggggcaccaatcatggacaacTTAAGCACAACAGTACCCAGTAATGGAcaacaaggattcaatgccgTATAGTTCACCATTCATTAACTACGAGTAgatatgatcatcagttattcaaaaagttttattcgtttaaaaaaaagggtCTGTTCCTTTAAAATttgggttagcggaaaaaataATACGAATCTATTGATTCATGTCCATGACTAGTGCTATCACCCTAAGCCATCTTAGGGCGCATGAGCGCCAATAGAATATTTAGGAGTCGAAGTggtcgccatggccgaaatcggtcAGATCATCATAACAATAGTCAGCCAAACTACCACCAAACTGCAACCAAACCTGCTAAAACTACCGAACCAATTCGAAACCTTGTAGACGTTATCTATTTCCAGGACGTCGTCAGACCCCTTCCGGAGACTACCCCACCAGCCCTGGCCTCCTCGTCCCCCCCAGAGACGACGAAACCAGCATGAAACTGAAACTCTTTCGTCTAATGTACGAGACAGTACGCGACAGCGATCTCAAAGTCAAACGTGCTGAGCTGATCAAAACGCAGTACGTGAATTCATCGGATTTCGAATTGGGTTATCTGATAGGAGACATAACCGACAAGTATAACATTATGTCAGACATTGCTCTGACTTTACAGCGACTGTATTCGGAGTGGAGACCCATCGAGCACATCAATGCGTACGAGCAGATTGCCAATCAAGCCATAGAAATCAGCCACCTCGTTGATCTGGTCAAGACAGTGGGCAAAAGGGATAATAGGGGGGgcaataaagaaaattaaaacttgaatgccgttcaaaaatgttttttcacttCCATGCTGTTACTTTAGTCTGCATATCtggactaaagctccttattACGTCTCTAgggatttaagttttttttttttgtttactttggaaAGCTCTAAACGACCTATCACGCTGTTTGTGAATAGAGGTCATATGTATTATAATGCCGAAATACGAAAGATAGAATTTCACAAGGCCTATGAACagaaggccgaatattaaaacgtcgaacGTTTATATGACCGAAAATTTAAATCCCAAAAGTACGTTTGACCGGAAGCCTAAAACCCGAAGATTAAAATAGCGAATAGTCATAATAACCACAAATAATCCAATCGACGATAATTATATTGAAAATCAAAATAACGAAACCGCCATTACACCAGTCTGCTATAAGTAtctgttttaaaatgaaaacattCTGACtaggtttttaatatttttattttgtttgtacttttttgtattttactttttataactaggtattataaaaacttgatctaggattgaaaataaatatagataataataataaatttatttattcaggcatttttaaacccatacaatttaaatttcaaaaaaattagaatcacaattttaatttaaaatcacaATCAATACGTACCTAAtcaatataatcataataatcatcataatcattatcattcatttcattaaatcagacaccccaaaaatatttattcattttaagtcagttgattgcatttatttttgaataccttcaatATTTTAATAGATATTCGTGTATTTTGCTaaatcagtaattctacttcatttctaactctacgtTCTAATTCACTTTGACGTTCTTAGAAGAAAATCATGAGAAAATCACACATTAACAGCAAAATGGCGACATTATCGAAATAGAGTAAAATATCGCTAAAATATtcaattggcgcctgttgcagtcgtaacttttagaccggGCACAATAAAAGAgatataaaaacacaaacacaacctaatttaaaacatagtgtaatagattttactctcgattctgagcaaactactttctggtatTCAGTTAAGCTAAGTTAAcacctagttgactacggaacctaaaaaccggctaagagcgtgtcggacacgcccgaaatagggttccgtagccattacgaaaaaattaagtattatttttgtaaggatttcgtatttgatacggaatcttccaagtttaggtatattttataccttaggctgctatttactcataaactactaataattctcaagcaaacttaaccgtcatagttttccttgaaagtttgatatacttactaccatcctgatttttttcaaatttttccacccaccggtttagattttagaggagggggaagctcgattttaatgaaaatttgctctttaaagttgaatatttcgcaaacaaatcactgactCGAAAGatcattttagcaaccccctaatgattttaaaatacctatccaacgataccccacactatagggtttgatgagaaaaaaaaatcacccccactttacgtctatggaaggtaccgtaatttttttttaattcttaattataccattttgtcggcatagtttacatatatatccttgcaaaattacagctttctagcattgatagtccctgagcaaagctgcgcacggacagacagacagacagacatggcgaaactataagggttccgtttttgccattttggctccggaaccctaaaaatacaaacattggaacatagaatcctctttttttgaagtcggttaaaaatacgatggaaaaacaatattcaaatagatctgtaattattttgttgattaatcgtaatataatgtttaaaactttcatgattttcactcataattcaataaataaaaagtaataatgagtaaatattatttgtgtGTTTAGcctgataagtcccgtttgtggtattttaattaatcgtaaaatgtTGATAGATTACTATAAAGTTATTTCAATGGTTTCCAATTGGTTATTTTAGTGAATCATGGAGCGAGAAATCGGTTGGACATTAGGCATATGCattttaataagtaagtaattattttttcacttctcatgctcttaaaatgttactttagtctctgcatgtcgggactaaagctcctttttactcgctagggattaaagtttttttaaaaattttctttggaaacccctaaacagccaacacggtgtatGTGAATGGAGaatttttaggcgtggaaataaactcaaaatgacaactgtgcaaaaatattaaaaaaaaaaaataatttcatgaaacacaattaatgaatacgaatatgaatctatgcAATTGTATTAAggattcattcattttattatgcatagtccaattagtttaaaaatagttttcaattttgaaactgtt
It encodes:
- the LOC141444683 gene encoding uncharacterized protein isoform X2 — encoded protein: MNSLMEPMGPKKLDGLTPSPMEPQPQELPSQQTGQLPEFQGGQGPPSQQQRSRRADRKVGMSAMKMSDRPFAGRRQTPSGDYPTSPGLLVPPRDDETSMKLKLFRLMYETVRDSDLKVKRAELIKTQYVNSSDFELGYLIGDITDKYNIMSDIALTLQRLYSEWRPIEHINAYEQIANQAIEISHLVDLVKTVGKRDNRGGNKEN